In a genomic window of Physeter macrocephalus isolate SW-GA chromosome 14, ASM283717v5, whole genome shotgun sequence:
- the GAA gene encoding lysosomal alpha-glucosidase isoform X1, which translates to MMRWPPCSCPLLGVCALVSLAILGHILLHDFDVVPRELHSFSQEEIYPARQPRASGQGPQPVPGRHGSPRAAPTQCDLPPNGRFDCAPDKAITQEQCEARGCCYMPARWPPGTQMGQPWCFFPPSYPSYRLENLTTTKTGYTATLIRATPTFFPKDIMTLRLDVLVETESRLHFTIKDPTNQRYEVPLETPRVRSQAPSTLYSVEFSEEPFGVIMRRKLDGRVLLNTTVAPLFFADQFLQLSTSLPSQHITGLAEHLGPLMLSTNWTKITLWNRDIAPMPDVNLYGSHPFYLVLEDGGSAHGVFLLNSNAMDVVLQPSPALSWRSTGGILDVYVFLGPEPKSVVRQYLDIVGYPFMPPYWGLGFHLCRWGYSSTAITRQVVENMTRAHFPLDVQWNDLDYMDARRDFTFNKDGFGDFPALVQELHQSGRRYIMIVDPAISSSSPAGTYRPYDEGLRRGVFITNETGQPLIGQVWPGLTAFPDFTNPEALDWWQDMVAEFHAQVPFDGMWIDMNEPSNFVRGSVDGCPNSNLENPPYVPAPSPPGVVGGTLRAATICASSHQLLSTHYDLHNLYGLTEAFASHRALVKARGTRPFVISRSTFAGHGQYAGHWTGDVWSSWEQLSYSVPEILLFNLLGVPLVGADICGFLGNTSEELCVRWTQLGAFYPFMRNHNGLNSLPQEPYRFSETAQQAMRKAFALRYMLLPYLYTLFHGAHVRGETVARPLFLEFPEDPHTWTVDRQLLWGEALLITPVLKAGKVEVTGYFPRSTWYDLQTVPVEAFGSLPPPAPLTSAIHSEGQWVTLSAPLDTINLHLRAGHIIPLQGPGLTTTESRKKPMALAVALTASGEARGELFWDDGESLGVLDRGAYTQVIFLARNNTIVNQLVHVSSEGAGLQLRKVTVLGVATAPQQVLCNGVPVSNFTYSPDTETLDIPVLLTMGEQFLISWS; encoded by the exons ATGATGAGGTGGCCACCCTGTTCCTGCCCCCTGCTGGGGGTCTGTGCCCTAGTCTCCTTGGCCATCCTGGGGCACATCCTGCTTCATGACTTCGACGTGGTCCCCCGAGAGCTGCACAGCTTCTCCCAAGAGGAGATTTATCCAGCTCGCCAGCCCAGAGCCAGCGGCCAAGGGCCCCAGCCCGTCCCAGGGCGCCACGGCAGCCCCAGGGCAGCACCCACACAGTGTGACCTGCCCCCGAACGGCCGCTTCGACTGCGCCCCAGACAAGGCCATCACCCAGGAGCAGTGTGAGGCCCGGGGCTGCTGCTACATGCCTGCAAGGTGGCCTCCGGGCACCCAGATGGGGCAGCCCTGGTGCTTCTTCCCTCCCAGCTATCCCAGTTACAGGCTAGAGAACCTGACCACCACCAAGACAGGCTACACGGCCACCCTGATCCGTGCCACCCCGACCTTCTTCCCCAAGGACATCATGACCTTGCGGCTGGACGTGCTGGTGGAGACTGAGAGCCGGCTCCACTTCACg ATCAAAGATCCCACCAACCAGCGCTATGAGGTGCCCTTGGAGACCCCACGTGTCCGCAGCCAGGCGCCGTCCACGCTCTACAGCGTGGAGTTCTCAGAGGAGCCCTTCGGGGTGATCATGCGGCGGAAGCTGGATGGACGGGTGCT GCTGAACACCACAGTGGCCCCCCTGTTCTTCGCCGACCAGTTTCTGCAGCTGTCCACCTCCCTGCCGTCCCAGCACATCACGGGCCTTGCCGAACACCTCGGGCCCCTGATGCTCAGCACCAACTGGACCAAGATCACTCTCTGGAACCGGGACATTGCCCCGATG CCCGACGTGAACCTATATGGATCTCACCCTTTCTACCTGGTCCTGGAGGATGGCGGTTCAGCTCACGGGGTCTTCCTGCTGAACAGCAATGCCATGG ATGTGGTCCTGCAGCCCAGCCCGGCCCTCAGCTGGAGGTCGACAGGCGGGATCCTGGATGTGTACGTGTTCCTGGGCCCGGAGCCCAAGAGCGTGGTGCGGCAGTACCTGGACATCGTGG GCTACCCGTTCATGCCACCGTACTGGGGCCTGGGCTTCCACCTGTGCCGCTGGGGCTACTCCTCCACTGCCATCACCCGCCAGGTTGTGGAGAACATGACCAGGGCACACTTCCCTCTG GACGTCCAGTGGAATGACCTGGACTACATGGACGCCAGGCGGGACTTCACTTTCAACAAGGACGGCTTTGGGGACTTCCCGGCCCTGGTGCAGGAGCTCCACCAAAGTGGCCGGCGGTACATCATGATTGTT GATCCTGCCATCAGCAGCTCCAGCCCTGCCGGGACCTACAGACCCTACGATGAGGGTCTAAGGCGGGGGGTCTTCATCACCAATGAGACTGGGCAGCCGCTGATTGGGCAG GTGTGGCCCGGACTCACCGCCTTCCCTGACTTCACCAACCCCGAGGCCCTTGACTGGTGGCAGGACATGGTGGCCGAGTTCCACGCCCAGGTGCCCTTTGACGGCATGTGGATC GACATGAACGAGCCATCCAATTTTGTGAGGGGCTCAGTGGATGGCTGCCCCAATAGCAACCTGGAGAACCCGCCCTACGTGCCAG CCCCCTCTCCTCCAGGGGTGGTTGGCGGGACCCTCCGGGCAGCCACCATCTGCGCCTCCAGCCACCAGCTCCTGTCCACGCACTACGACCTGCACAACCTGTACGGCCTGACCGAAGCCTTCGCCTCCCACAG GGCTCTGGTAAAGGCTCGGGGGACGCGCCCCTTTGTGATCTCTCGCTCAACCTTTGCCGGCCATGGCCAATACGCCGGCCACTGGACAGGGGATGTGTGGAGCAGCTGGGAGCAGCTTTCCTACTCCGTGCCAG AAATCCTGCTCTTCAATCTGCTGGGGGTGCCCCTGGTGGGGGCCGACATCTGTGGCTTCCTGGGCAACACTTCGGAGGAGCTGTGTGTGCGCTGGACCCAGCTGGGGGCCTTCTACCCCTTCATGCGGAACCACAATGGCCTGAACAGCCTG CCACAGGAGCCATACAGGTTCAGCGAGACAGCACAGCAAGCCATGAGGAAGGCCTTTGCCCTGCGCTACATGCTGCTGCCCTATCTCTACACGCTGTTCCATGGGGCCCATGTCAGAGGCGAGACCGTGGCCCGGCCCCTCTTCTTGGA GTTCCCCGAGGACCCCCACACCTGGACCGTGGACCGCCAGCTCCTGTGGGGGGAGGCTCTGCTCATCACCCCGGTGCTCAAGGCCGGGAAGGTTGAGGTCACTGGCTACTTCCCCCGCAGCACGTGGTACGACCTGCAGACG GTGCCAGTGGAGGCCTTTGGCAGCCTCCCACCTCCTGCACCCCTCACGTCTGCCATCCACAGCGAGGGGCAGTGGGTGACACTGTCTGCCCCACTGGACACCATCAACCTCCACCTCCGGGCCGGGCACATCATCCCCTTGCAG ggccctggcctCACGACCACAGAGTCCCGCAAGAAGCCCATGGCCCTGGCCGTGGCCCTGACTGCGAGCGGGGAGGCCCGAGGGGAGCTGTTCTGGGACGATGGGGAGAGCCTGGGAGTGCTGGACCGTGGGGCCTACACGCAGGTCATCTTCCTGGCCAGGAAC AACACCATCGTGAACCAGCTGGTGCACGTGAGCAGTGAGGGGGCTGGCCTGCAGCTGAGGAAGGTGACCGTCCTGGGGGTGGCCACAGCCCCCCAGCAGGTCCTCTGCAATGGCGTTCCTGTATCCAACTTCACCTACAGCCCTGACACGGAG ACCCTGGACATCCCTGTCTTGCTGACGATGGGAGAGCAGTTCCTCATCAGTTGGTCTTAA
- the GAA gene encoding lysosomal alpha-glucosidase isoform X2, which translates to MMRWPPCSCPLLGVCALVSLAILGHILLHDFDVVPRELHSFSQEEIYPARQPRASGQGPQPVPGRHGSPRAAPTQCDLPPNGRFDCAPDKAITQEQCEARGCCYMPARWPPGTQMGQPWCFFPPSYPSYRLENLTTTKTGYTATLIRATPTFFPKDIMTLRLDVLVETESRLHFTIKDPTNQRYEVPLETPRVRSQAPSTLYSVEFSEEPFGVIMRRKLDGRVLLNTTVAPLFFADQFLQLSTSLPSQHITGLAEHLGPLMLSTNWTKITLWNRDIAPMPDVNLYGSHPFYLVLEDGGSAHGVFLLNSNAMDVVLQPSPALSWRSTGGILDVYVFLGPEPKSVVRQYLDIVGYPFMPPYWGLGFHLCRWGYSSTAITRQVVENMTRAHFPLDVQWNDLDYMDARRDFTFNKDGFGDFPALVQELHQSGRRYIMIVDPAISSSSPAGTYRPYDEGLRRGVFITNETGQPLIGQVWPGLTAFPDFTNPEALDWWQDMVAEFHAQVPFDGMWIDMNEPSNFVRGSVDGCPNSNLENPPYVPGVVGGTLRAATICASSHQLLSTHYDLHNLYGLTEAFASHRALVKARGTRPFVISRSTFAGHGQYAGHWTGDVWSSWEQLSYSVPEILLFNLLGVPLVGADICGFLGNTSEELCVRWTQLGAFYPFMRNHNGLNSLPQEPYRFSETAQQAMRKAFALRYMLLPYLYTLFHGAHVRGETVARPLFLEFPEDPHTWTVDRQLLWGEALLITPVLKAGKVEVTGYFPRSTWYDLQTVPVEAFGSLPPPAPLTSAIHSEGQWVTLSAPLDTINLHLRAGHIIPLQGPGLTTTESRKKPMALAVALTASGEARGELFWDDGESLGVLDRGAYTQVIFLARNNTIVNQLVHVSSEGAGLQLRKVTVLGVATAPQQVLCNGVPVSNFTYSPDTETLDIPVLLTMGEQFLISWS; encoded by the exons ATGATGAGGTGGCCACCCTGTTCCTGCCCCCTGCTGGGGGTCTGTGCCCTAGTCTCCTTGGCCATCCTGGGGCACATCCTGCTTCATGACTTCGACGTGGTCCCCCGAGAGCTGCACAGCTTCTCCCAAGAGGAGATTTATCCAGCTCGCCAGCCCAGAGCCAGCGGCCAAGGGCCCCAGCCCGTCCCAGGGCGCCACGGCAGCCCCAGGGCAGCACCCACACAGTGTGACCTGCCCCCGAACGGCCGCTTCGACTGCGCCCCAGACAAGGCCATCACCCAGGAGCAGTGTGAGGCCCGGGGCTGCTGCTACATGCCTGCAAGGTGGCCTCCGGGCACCCAGATGGGGCAGCCCTGGTGCTTCTTCCCTCCCAGCTATCCCAGTTACAGGCTAGAGAACCTGACCACCACCAAGACAGGCTACACGGCCACCCTGATCCGTGCCACCCCGACCTTCTTCCCCAAGGACATCATGACCTTGCGGCTGGACGTGCTGGTGGAGACTGAGAGCCGGCTCCACTTCACg ATCAAAGATCCCACCAACCAGCGCTATGAGGTGCCCTTGGAGACCCCACGTGTCCGCAGCCAGGCGCCGTCCACGCTCTACAGCGTGGAGTTCTCAGAGGAGCCCTTCGGGGTGATCATGCGGCGGAAGCTGGATGGACGGGTGCT GCTGAACACCACAGTGGCCCCCCTGTTCTTCGCCGACCAGTTTCTGCAGCTGTCCACCTCCCTGCCGTCCCAGCACATCACGGGCCTTGCCGAACACCTCGGGCCCCTGATGCTCAGCACCAACTGGACCAAGATCACTCTCTGGAACCGGGACATTGCCCCGATG CCCGACGTGAACCTATATGGATCTCACCCTTTCTACCTGGTCCTGGAGGATGGCGGTTCAGCTCACGGGGTCTTCCTGCTGAACAGCAATGCCATGG ATGTGGTCCTGCAGCCCAGCCCGGCCCTCAGCTGGAGGTCGACAGGCGGGATCCTGGATGTGTACGTGTTCCTGGGCCCGGAGCCCAAGAGCGTGGTGCGGCAGTACCTGGACATCGTGG GCTACCCGTTCATGCCACCGTACTGGGGCCTGGGCTTCCACCTGTGCCGCTGGGGCTACTCCTCCACTGCCATCACCCGCCAGGTTGTGGAGAACATGACCAGGGCACACTTCCCTCTG GACGTCCAGTGGAATGACCTGGACTACATGGACGCCAGGCGGGACTTCACTTTCAACAAGGACGGCTTTGGGGACTTCCCGGCCCTGGTGCAGGAGCTCCACCAAAGTGGCCGGCGGTACATCATGATTGTT GATCCTGCCATCAGCAGCTCCAGCCCTGCCGGGACCTACAGACCCTACGATGAGGGTCTAAGGCGGGGGGTCTTCATCACCAATGAGACTGGGCAGCCGCTGATTGGGCAG GTGTGGCCCGGACTCACCGCCTTCCCTGACTTCACCAACCCCGAGGCCCTTGACTGGTGGCAGGACATGGTGGCCGAGTTCCACGCCCAGGTGCCCTTTGACGGCATGTGGATC GACATGAACGAGCCATCCAATTTTGTGAGGGGCTCAGTGGATGGCTGCCCCAATAGCAACCTGGAGAACCCGCCCTACGTGCCAG GGGTGGTTGGCGGGACCCTCCGGGCAGCCACCATCTGCGCCTCCAGCCACCAGCTCCTGTCCACGCACTACGACCTGCACAACCTGTACGGCCTGACCGAAGCCTTCGCCTCCCACAG GGCTCTGGTAAAGGCTCGGGGGACGCGCCCCTTTGTGATCTCTCGCTCAACCTTTGCCGGCCATGGCCAATACGCCGGCCACTGGACAGGGGATGTGTGGAGCAGCTGGGAGCAGCTTTCCTACTCCGTGCCAG AAATCCTGCTCTTCAATCTGCTGGGGGTGCCCCTGGTGGGGGCCGACATCTGTGGCTTCCTGGGCAACACTTCGGAGGAGCTGTGTGTGCGCTGGACCCAGCTGGGGGCCTTCTACCCCTTCATGCGGAACCACAATGGCCTGAACAGCCTG CCACAGGAGCCATACAGGTTCAGCGAGACAGCACAGCAAGCCATGAGGAAGGCCTTTGCCCTGCGCTACATGCTGCTGCCCTATCTCTACACGCTGTTCCATGGGGCCCATGTCAGAGGCGAGACCGTGGCCCGGCCCCTCTTCTTGGA GTTCCCCGAGGACCCCCACACCTGGACCGTGGACCGCCAGCTCCTGTGGGGGGAGGCTCTGCTCATCACCCCGGTGCTCAAGGCCGGGAAGGTTGAGGTCACTGGCTACTTCCCCCGCAGCACGTGGTACGACCTGCAGACG GTGCCAGTGGAGGCCTTTGGCAGCCTCCCACCTCCTGCACCCCTCACGTCTGCCATCCACAGCGAGGGGCAGTGGGTGACACTGTCTGCCCCACTGGACACCATCAACCTCCACCTCCGGGCCGGGCACATCATCCCCTTGCAG ggccctggcctCACGACCACAGAGTCCCGCAAGAAGCCCATGGCCCTGGCCGTGGCCCTGACTGCGAGCGGGGAGGCCCGAGGGGAGCTGTTCTGGGACGATGGGGAGAGCCTGGGAGTGCTGGACCGTGGGGCCTACACGCAGGTCATCTTCCTGGCCAGGAAC AACACCATCGTGAACCAGCTGGTGCACGTGAGCAGTGAGGGGGCTGGCCTGCAGCTGAGGAAGGTGACCGTCCTGGGGGTGGCCACAGCCCCCCAGCAGGTCCTCTGCAATGGCGTTCCTGTATCCAACTTCACCTACAGCCCTGACACGGAG ACCCTGGACATCCCTGTCTTGCTGACGATGGGAGAGCAGTTCCTCATCAGTTGGTCTTAA
- the GAA gene encoding lysosomal alpha-glucosidase isoform X3: MMRWPPCSCPLLGVCALVSLAILGHILLHDFDVVPRELHSFSQEEIYPARQPRASGQGPQPVPGRHGSPRAAPTQCDLPPNGRFDCAPDKAITQEQCEARGCCYMPARWPPGTQMGQPWCFFPPSYPSYRLENLTTTKTGYTATLIRATPTFFPKDIMTLRLDVLVETESRLHFTIKDPTNQRYEVPLETPRVRSQAPSTLYSVEFSEEPFGVIMRRKLDGRVLLNTTVAPLFFADQFLQLSTSLPSQHITGLAEHLGPLMLSTNWTKITLWNRDIAPMPDVNLYGSHPFYLVLEDGGSAHGVFLLNSNAMDVVLQPSPALSWRSTGGILDVYVFLGPEPKSVVRQYLDIVGYPFMPPYWGLGFHLCRWGYSSTAITRQVVENMTRAHFPLDVQWNDLDYMDARRDFTFNKDGFGDFPALVQELHQSGRRYIMIVDPAISSSSPAGTYRPYDEGLRRGVFITNETGQPLIGQVWPGLTAFPDFTNPEALDWWQDMVAEFHAQVPFDGMWIDMNEPSNFVRGSVDGCPNSNLENPPYVPAPSPPGVVGGTLRAATICASSHQLLSTHYDLHNLYGLTEAFASHRALVKARGTRPFVISRSTFAGHGQYAGHWTGDVWSSWEQLSYSVPEILLFNLLGVPLVGADICGFLGNTSEELCVRWTQLGAFYPFMRNHNGLNSLPQEPYRFSETAQQAMRKAFALRYMLLPYLYTLFHGAHVRGETVARPLFLEFPEDPHTWTVDRQLLWGEALLITPVLKAGKVEVTGYFPRSTWYDLQTVPVEAFGSLPPPAPLTSAIHSEGQWVTLSAPLDTINLHLRAGHIIPLQNTIVNQLVHVSSEGAGLQLRKVTVLGVATAPQQVLCNGVPVSNFTYSPDTETLDIPVLLTMGEQFLISWS; encoded by the exons ATGATGAGGTGGCCACCCTGTTCCTGCCCCCTGCTGGGGGTCTGTGCCCTAGTCTCCTTGGCCATCCTGGGGCACATCCTGCTTCATGACTTCGACGTGGTCCCCCGAGAGCTGCACAGCTTCTCCCAAGAGGAGATTTATCCAGCTCGCCAGCCCAGAGCCAGCGGCCAAGGGCCCCAGCCCGTCCCAGGGCGCCACGGCAGCCCCAGGGCAGCACCCACACAGTGTGACCTGCCCCCGAACGGCCGCTTCGACTGCGCCCCAGACAAGGCCATCACCCAGGAGCAGTGTGAGGCCCGGGGCTGCTGCTACATGCCTGCAAGGTGGCCTCCGGGCACCCAGATGGGGCAGCCCTGGTGCTTCTTCCCTCCCAGCTATCCCAGTTACAGGCTAGAGAACCTGACCACCACCAAGACAGGCTACACGGCCACCCTGATCCGTGCCACCCCGACCTTCTTCCCCAAGGACATCATGACCTTGCGGCTGGACGTGCTGGTGGAGACTGAGAGCCGGCTCCACTTCACg ATCAAAGATCCCACCAACCAGCGCTATGAGGTGCCCTTGGAGACCCCACGTGTCCGCAGCCAGGCGCCGTCCACGCTCTACAGCGTGGAGTTCTCAGAGGAGCCCTTCGGGGTGATCATGCGGCGGAAGCTGGATGGACGGGTGCT GCTGAACACCACAGTGGCCCCCCTGTTCTTCGCCGACCAGTTTCTGCAGCTGTCCACCTCCCTGCCGTCCCAGCACATCACGGGCCTTGCCGAACACCTCGGGCCCCTGATGCTCAGCACCAACTGGACCAAGATCACTCTCTGGAACCGGGACATTGCCCCGATG CCCGACGTGAACCTATATGGATCTCACCCTTTCTACCTGGTCCTGGAGGATGGCGGTTCAGCTCACGGGGTCTTCCTGCTGAACAGCAATGCCATGG ATGTGGTCCTGCAGCCCAGCCCGGCCCTCAGCTGGAGGTCGACAGGCGGGATCCTGGATGTGTACGTGTTCCTGGGCCCGGAGCCCAAGAGCGTGGTGCGGCAGTACCTGGACATCGTGG GCTACCCGTTCATGCCACCGTACTGGGGCCTGGGCTTCCACCTGTGCCGCTGGGGCTACTCCTCCACTGCCATCACCCGCCAGGTTGTGGAGAACATGACCAGGGCACACTTCCCTCTG GACGTCCAGTGGAATGACCTGGACTACATGGACGCCAGGCGGGACTTCACTTTCAACAAGGACGGCTTTGGGGACTTCCCGGCCCTGGTGCAGGAGCTCCACCAAAGTGGCCGGCGGTACATCATGATTGTT GATCCTGCCATCAGCAGCTCCAGCCCTGCCGGGACCTACAGACCCTACGATGAGGGTCTAAGGCGGGGGGTCTTCATCACCAATGAGACTGGGCAGCCGCTGATTGGGCAG GTGTGGCCCGGACTCACCGCCTTCCCTGACTTCACCAACCCCGAGGCCCTTGACTGGTGGCAGGACATGGTGGCCGAGTTCCACGCCCAGGTGCCCTTTGACGGCATGTGGATC GACATGAACGAGCCATCCAATTTTGTGAGGGGCTCAGTGGATGGCTGCCCCAATAGCAACCTGGAGAACCCGCCCTACGTGCCAG CCCCCTCTCCTCCAGGGGTGGTTGGCGGGACCCTCCGGGCAGCCACCATCTGCGCCTCCAGCCACCAGCTCCTGTCCACGCACTACGACCTGCACAACCTGTACGGCCTGACCGAAGCCTTCGCCTCCCACAG GGCTCTGGTAAAGGCTCGGGGGACGCGCCCCTTTGTGATCTCTCGCTCAACCTTTGCCGGCCATGGCCAATACGCCGGCCACTGGACAGGGGATGTGTGGAGCAGCTGGGAGCAGCTTTCCTACTCCGTGCCAG AAATCCTGCTCTTCAATCTGCTGGGGGTGCCCCTGGTGGGGGCCGACATCTGTGGCTTCCTGGGCAACACTTCGGAGGAGCTGTGTGTGCGCTGGACCCAGCTGGGGGCCTTCTACCCCTTCATGCGGAACCACAATGGCCTGAACAGCCTG CCACAGGAGCCATACAGGTTCAGCGAGACAGCACAGCAAGCCATGAGGAAGGCCTTTGCCCTGCGCTACATGCTGCTGCCCTATCTCTACACGCTGTTCCATGGGGCCCATGTCAGAGGCGAGACCGTGGCCCGGCCCCTCTTCTTGGA GTTCCCCGAGGACCCCCACACCTGGACCGTGGACCGCCAGCTCCTGTGGGGGGAGGCTCTGCTCATCACCCCGGTGCTCAAGGCCGGGAAGGTTGAGGTCACTGGCTACTTCCCCCGCAGCACGTGGTACGACCTGCAGACG GTGCCAGTGGAGGCCTTTGGCAGCCTCCCACCTCCTGCACCCCTCACGTCTGCCATCCACAGCGAGGGGCAGTGGGTGACACTGTCTGCCCCACTGGACACCATCAACCTCCACCTCCGGGCCGGGCACATCATCCCCTTGCAG AACACCATCGTGAACCAGCTGGTGCACGTGAGCAGTGAGGGGGCTGGCCTGCAGCTGAGGAAGGTGACCGTCCTGGGGGTGGCCACAGCCCCCCAGCAGGTCCTCTGCAATGGCGTTCCTGTATCCAACTTCACCTACAGCCCTGACACGGAG ACCCTGGACATCCCTGTCTTGCTGACGATGGGAGAGCAGTTCCTCATCAGTTGGTCTTAA
- the LOC102979387 gene encoding eukaryotic initiation factor 4A-III: MIRRRSLRTRAIKMLVLDEADEMLNKGFKEQIYDVYRYLPPATQVVLISATLPHEILEMTNKFMTDPIRILVKRDELTLEGIKQFFVAVEREEWKFDTLCDLYDTLTITQAVIFCNTKRKVDWLTEKMREANFTVSSMHGDMPQKERESIMKEFRSGASRVLISTDVWARGLDVPQVSLIINYDLPNNRELYIHRIGRSGRYGRKGVAINFVKNDDIRILRDIEQYYSTQIDEMPMNVADLI, from the exons ATGATTCGTCGCAGAAGTTTGAGGACACGTGCTATCAAGATGTTGGTTTTGGATGAGGCTGATGAAATGTTGAATAAAG GTTTCAAAGAACAGATCTATGATGTGTACAGGTACTTGCCCCCGGCCACTCAGGTGGTGCTCATCAGTGCCACGCTGCCCCATGAGATCCTGGAGATGACCAACAAGTTCATGACCGATCCTATCCGCATTTTGGTGAAACG TGATGAACTGACTCTAGAAGGCATCAAGCAGTTTTTTGTGGCTGTGGAGAGAGAAGAGTGGAAGTTCGACACGCTGTGTGACCTCTATGATACGCTGACCATCACTCAGGCTGTTATCTTCTGTAACACCAAGAGGAAG GTTGACTGGCTGACGGAGAAGATGAGGGAAGCCAACTTCACTGTGTCATCCATGCACGGGGACATGCCCCAGAAGGAGCGCGAGTCCATCATGAAGGAGTTCCGGTCGGGTGCCAG CCGAGTGCTCATTTCTACAGACGTCTGGGCCCGGGGGCTGGACGTGCCCCAGGTGTCCCTCATCATTAATTACGACCTGCCCAACAACAGAGAGCTGTACATACATAG AATTGGGCGATCAGGTCGATATGGCCGAAAGGGCGTGGCCATTAATTTTGTGAAGAATGATGATATCCGAATCCTCAGAGACATTGAGCAGTACTACTCCACTCAGATTGACGAGATGCCCATGAACG TTGCTGATCTGATTTGA